In Pyrus communis chromosome 8, drPyrComm1.1, whole genome shotgun sequence, one genomic interval encodes:
- the LOC137743049 gene encoding uncharacterized mitochondrial protein AtMg00810-like: MNLIGTSTELEEIVAHLKSEFEMKDLGKTRYCLNLKIEYCSDGILVHQLNYTQKVLRNFNEDKTKPSSTPIVVRTLDVKRDPFHPNEDDEEIFELKVPYVSAIGALLYLAQCTRPDISFAVNLLARYINALTRRHWNGVKDIFCYLKGTTDLGLFYTHKSSRVATPYGPQIDYRLVGYADAGYLSDPYRARSQTGYVFTIEDTTISWRSTKQTLVTTSSNHAEILTLNKASRECFCPREVMVHIRSTRGLTSVVDFPMTIFEDKAACIEQLKKRYIKGDNTKHIAPKFFYSHQQQQHQNIEVKQIRS; the protein is encoded by the coding sequence atgaacctcattgggACTTCcacagagcttgaggaaattgttgcacacttgaaatcggaatttgagatgaaggatcttgggaaaactcgatattgtctcaACCTGAAAATCGAgtattgttcggatggaatcctagtacatcaattgaactacacccaaaaggtgttgcgtAATTTTAATGAAGATAAaacgaagccttcgagtacaccCATCGTCGTTCGGACTCTAGATgttaaacgagatcccttccatccaaatgaggatgatgaagagatttttgaACTCAAAGTTCCTTACGtaagtgcaattggggctttattgtacttggctcagtgcactagacccgacatctccttcgctgttaatctaTTGGCAAGATACATAAATGCTCTCACACGCAggcactggaatggtgttaaggacattttctgctacctcaagggtactacggatttgggcttgttctataccCACAAATCTTCGAGAGTTGCCACCCCCTATGGTCCTCAGATTGATtatcgccttgttggttatgcagaTGCTGGATATCTGTCTGACCCATATAGAGCACGATCTCAAACAggctatgtctttaccattgaaGACACcactatatcttggaggtctaccaagcaaacgctaGTTACTACTTCGtcgaaccatgctgagattctcaCCCTGAATAAAGCATCGCGCGAGTGCTTTTGCCCAAGAGAAGTTATGGTACATATTCGAAGCACTCGTGGTCTTACATCAGTCGTTGACTTTCCTATGACTATCTTTGAAGACAAAGCTGCATGTATCGAGCAATTGAAGAAgagatacatcaagggagacaacaccaagcacatagcgccgaagttcttttactcacaccagcagcagcagcatcaaaatattgaagtcaagcaaattcgTTCCTAG
- the LOC137741983 gene encoding lactoylglutathione lyase isoform X2, producing the protein MASEPKESPANNPGLQATPDEATKGYIMQQTMFRIKDPKASLDFYSRVLGMSLLKKLDFPEMKFSLYFLGYEDPASAPTNSVDRTVWTFGRKATIELTHNWGTESDPEFKGYHNGNSEPRGFGHIGITVDDTYKACERFESLGVEFVKKPDDGKMKGIAFIKDPDGYWIEIFDLKTIGKVTADAS; encoded by the exons ATGGCGTCCGAACCGAAAGAATCTCCGGCCAACAATCCGGGCCTCCAGGCCACCCCAGATGAAGCCACTAAGGGTTACATCATGCAGCAAACT ATGTTCCGAATTAAGGACCCGAAAGCCAGTCTTGACTTTTATTCGCGTGTTTTGGGAATGTC GCTACTTAAGAAGCTCGATTTTCCCGAAATGAAGTTTAGTTTGTACTTTTTGGGCTATGAG GACCCTGCTTCAGCTCCAACTAACTCGGTTGATAGAACAGTTTGGACTTTTGGTCGGAAGGCTACAATTGAGTTGACACA TAATTGGGGTACTGAAAGTGATCCAGAATTCAAAGGATATCACAATGGGAATTCAGAACCTCGTGGCTTTG GACACATTGGCATCACCGTTGATGATACATACAAGGCATGTGAGAGATTTGAAAGTCTTGGGGTAGAATTTGTGAAAAAGCCAGATGATG GAAAGATGAAAGGGATTGCATTCATTAAGGATCCTGATGGTTATTGGATCGAGATCTTTGACCTTAAAACTATAGGAAAAGTCACAGCTGATGCTTCTTGA
- the LOC137741983 gene encoding lactoylglutathione lyase isoform X1 has product MASSASAITTVLSRLSLIRLAPKPSPSSPYTIPLFSPKPKGPNPKYRFRLFSSMASEPKESPANNPGLQATPDEATKGYIMQQTMFRIKDPKASLDFYSRVLGMSLLKKLDFPEMKFSLYFLGYEDPASAPTNSVDRTVWTFGRKATIELTHNWGTESDPEFKGYHNGNSEPRGFGHIGITVDDTYKACERFESLGVEFVKKPDDGKMKGIAFIKDPDGYWIEIFDLKTIGKVTADAS; this is encoded by the exons ATGGCTTCTTCTGCTTCTGCAATCACAACCGTCCTTTCCCGCCTCTCCCTAATCCGATTGGCACCCAAACCCTCCCCATCATCTCCTTATACAATCCCACTCTTTTCCCCCAAGCCCAAG GGTCCGAATCCGAAATACCGATTCCGATTGTTTTCTTCAATGGCGTCCGAACCGAAAGAATCTCCGGCCAACAATCCGGGCCTCCAGGCCACCCCAGATGAAGCCACTAAGGGTTACATCATGCAGCAAACT ATGTTCCGAATTAAGGACCCGAAAGCCAGTCTTGACTTTTATTCGCGTGTTTTGGGAATGTC GCTACTTAAGAAGCTCGATTTTCCCGAAATGAAGTTTAGTTTGTACTTTTTGGGCTATGAG GACCCTGCTTCAGCTCCAACTAACTCGGTTGATAGAACAGTTTGGACTTTTGGTCGGAAGGCTACAATTGAGTTGACACA TAATTGGGGTACTGAAAGTGATCCAGAATTCAAAGGATATCACAATGGGAATTCAGAACCTCGTGGCTTTG GACACATTGGCATCACCGTTGATGATACATACAAGGCATGTGAGAGATTTGAAAGTCTTGGGGTAGAATTTGTGAAAAAGCCAGATGATG GAAAGATGAAAGGGATTGCATTCATTAAGGATCCTGATGGTTATTGGATCGAGATCTTTGACCTTAAAACTATAGGAAAAGTCACAGCTGATGCTTCTTGA
- the LOC137743050 gene encoding uncharacterized protein: MANLAKLDFIALDIIGKNYFTWVVDIKIHLEVGNLAETNKEDNNASSQDWVKAMIFIRRYLGEGLKNEYLTIEDLLALWKALRNRYNHQKTVILPRAHYEWTHLRISSQMKLCGETITEEHMLEKTFSIFHASNMLMQQQYRARGFTEYNKLISVLLVAKQNNELLLKNQHSRPTGSAPFPEVNVVSLEANATSSGGNNHKRKRGHRRRWWNGKGKNHGVQFHNQVPRYNADPSLKNVNRHKGRAYMTNAPRNSEGVLHRCGRNGHWARTCRTPKHLVDLYQTSLKDKGVETNFLDHAKPMDIPDLVCDLSRQLNTTHLDVLDFIMEMGNEVYLSDKIVYV, from the exons atggcgaacttggcaAAACTTGATTTTATTGCCCTGGACATTATTGGGAAAAACTACTTTACCTGGGTAGTGGATATCAAGATCCATCTAGAGGTAGGGAATCTTGCAGAAACAAACAAAGAGGATAACAATGCATCTTCTCAAGATTGGGTGAaggccatgatctttatccGTCGTTACCTTGGTGAAGGACTAAAAAACGAGTACCTAACGATTGAAGATCTGTTAGCTCTCTGGAAGGCATTaagaaacagatacaatcatcagaaaacggtgattcttccaagagctcattatgagtggactcacctaag AATTAGTTCCCAGATGAAACTCTGTGGGGAAACCATCACTGAGGaacatatgctggaaaagactttcagcatctttcatgcctccaacatGCTTAtgcagcagcagtatagagcgcGAGGTTTCACTGAATATAACAAGCTGATTTCTGTGCTCTTGGTTGctaaacaaaacaatgagctcctgCTGAAAAATCAGCAttcccgacctactggatctgcaccattcccagaagtgaatgttGTTTCCCTCGAAGCGAACGCCACATCCTCTGGTGGCAATAATCATAAACGAAAACGTGGCCACAGACGAAGATGGTGGAACGGGAAGGGCAAGAATCATGGTGTCCAGTTTCATAACCAAGTTCCAAGGTATAATGCAGACCCAAGTTTGAAAAATGTAAATCGCCATAAAGGCAGAGCTTATATGACCAATGCTCCCAGAAACTCTGAAGGAGTCCTTCATAGGTGTGGTCGCAATGGGCACTGGGCGcgtacttgtcgtaccccaaaacatctagtGGATCTATATCAAACCTCCCTGAAGGATAAGGGTGTCgagaccaattttctcgaccacgctaaaccaatggatatacctgatctTGTATGTGACTTATCAAggcagttgaacacaacccacctaGATGTCTTGGACTTCATTATGGAAATGGGGAATGAAGTTTACCTGTCGGACAAAATCGTTTATGTTTGA